attaatattttaatttgtagATGCATAGGGAATCAACCACCTATTTTACTAGGTTAAGTGAATTAATttattcatctttttttttttttttttacaataaagGGATGCTCCAAAATTTCAGTAATCaaatttataattcaaaattttcactttCTCTATTTATTCCATTTTttgaataattttctttttatttgttttttaatAATAGTATATTAGTATTATACTTTGTAGATGGATAAGGAACAAAGTGAAGATAATTTCTTAGAAGATGACATGGATGATGCATGTTATGATATGTCAATAGCCGATACAAATGATAGTTTAGAGTTTGAGAATATGTTGAAACATATAATGGACACTTGGCAACGACAACGAGTAGAGGCCATAGTTCAGCTATTGCGTTATGTTGTGAATCTCTTATGGTTATTGGACATCCAAGCAATGGTTATTGCCAAACCCTTAAGTAGTCTAAAAGTAGAAAGAGATGCATTACAAAATAAGCTAATGAGTGAGCTCACTACAAATGAAGTCATTTGTTGTGATATTGTACGTATGGGTCCAGTTGCATTTGCTGAATTTTGTGGAAAGATCAGAGCTACTGGCTTGCTTAAAGACTTTAGACATTCTACAGTGGAAGAGCAATTAGCTAAGTTCTTGCATATTTTAGGCCAAAACTTTAAAAATAGCGTATTGGGATTTTATTTCCATCGCTCAGGTGAGACAATAAGTCGTCATTTCCATAATGTCTTAAGAGCAGTAGTGGCACTAGAAGCTGAGTTTCTTAGCCTACCAAATGAAACTGAAGTTCCCCctcaaattttgaataataaTAGATTCTATCTGTACTTCAAGGTAAGCAAAATTTTGGTCAAATGAATATATATTACGTATTATTATTAGTTAGTGTGACTCTTATATAGTTATAGGTGCATGTACTTGTCTATACAGGATTGTGTTGGTCCATTAGATGGAACACATATTCAAGTTAAAGTGCCTAAAAAACATGCCCCTAGATTTCGAGGGAGAAAAGAATGGCCTATACAAAATGTATTAGTAGCATGTTCTTTGGATATGAAATTCACTTATGTGTTGCCTGGTTGGGAAGGAATTGCCTCTGACTCAAGAATCCTAAAAAATGGGCTGGTTAGGGAAGATAAACTTGTAATTCCTCAAGGTATGTGCAATTGAATATGAACAACTTCtacatttaaatatattataagacAACACGTCATATTTTCCCCCTTTGTTAGGAAAATTTTATCTCGTGGATGTTGGATTACCATTGAGGAGTCGATTACTTGCACCATATAGGGGTGTTCGTTATCATTTGAATAAATACTCCAGACGTGGACCTCAAAATGCCAAAGAATTATTTAACCATCATCATGCATCACTCCGTAATGTCATTGAGAGAGTTTTTGGTATTTTAAAGAAAAGGTTTCCAATtatagctgtcgacaccatattttggccgatcccccgaaattaataaactttgaaaccgatccccaacacagtcccctttgccaaccgaccacacttccgatctcccctcaaaaggaatttaattaataccaagtctccaggtcatttaaagcctcaccgatccctcaaaccaattctcgagtcccctgatcatttaatTGTATTTCCAATCTtttttgtcaaataaaattgaaccaacataaggccttcgtaacaccagtcttgttgccggtctctcatttaaaatttgagaatgataaaggtttcgactcggtttaaagatgatcccgatcttaagtgttcaaagccaaatttctaattttaattaagtcccattTCGTAACTGAtttcatgcatattgtgttttccgatctcctatacttagatcgagtgcttacgcaatttagaatttttccgatcacaatcaatcattgaacaaaaggggaactttcattgcatttcatttcaaaatttatacaagtcattcggctgggggatcgcccccagcctgaactacatgttgttcattttctctctcaacttcagcctcctcttcactatcctcaccttcgtcctcgggagccaggttggccatccaggagaagtcctcctcaggataacgcttcttgagctcagccaggagatctctatgagcattcacataagcgccggccactccggtcaccatttcttcttcttttgccttgagctcctcagcaagaagAGCGAGTTGAGCAACTTCATAagctcggagcgcctgaacttcctcaagaacatgatctcgctcggccagaacatgagcttgctcggccagcttgtcctcatagaacttcattcgtccctcaatttgagatatgtaatcctgagcggatgaaagttgggatcggagagaagacacctcatgacccatcttctcgacttccttacccaggcgatgagccttctcccggaccatgtgctggttcaccaaacactccacgttcaggctcatagatctagtcaagatgtcatcaaggttatccggagacagcctatcccgatcttctcgaaggcagatggaggacgccaagaccttagcgaaaccagggttctctcgaaccgtgcggttcttctccaatgagtggatcagcacttgggcatcgcgggagagagtccttggggcaggctgggaaggacccccttccgcactcggagcgactggaggagatggaggcggctct
Above is a genomic segment from Hevea brasiliensis isolate MT/VB/25A 57/8 chromosome 17, ASM3005281v1, whole genome shotgun sequence containing:
- the LOC131175425 gene encoding uncharacterized protein LOC131175425, which codes for MDKEQSEDNFLEDDMDDACYDMSIADTNDSLEFENMLKHIMDTWQRQRVEAIVQLLRYVVNLLWLLDIQAMVIAKPLSSLKVERDALQNKLMSELTTNEVICCDIVRMGPVAFAEFCGKIRATGLLKDFRHSTVEEQLAKFLHILGQNFKNSVLGFYFHRSGETISRHFHNVLRAVVALEAEFLSLPNETEVPPQILNNNRFYLYFKDCVGPLDGTHIQVKVPKKHAPRFRGRKEWPIQNVLVACSLDMKFTYVLPGWEGIASDSRILKNGLVREDKLVIPQGMCN